In the Sandaracinaceae bacterium genome, one interval contains:
- a CDS encoding transporter substrate-binding domain-containing protein, with amino-acid sequence MRAGRVPLALAVLLCALASSPAHAQEPDAPSEETQDTAAPDGGAADAGAPQPADTPSDPLGELPGRRLNLAVLGNPPFHLSRGGEPSGLSVDVWHALAARLEVDYALTVVPNAGVAIDGVADGTYDGAIGPISITSERAQRVDFTQPYHDATLAILTLPGSSGAWERIEPFLTKAFFGALALLLLVLTLVGALMWVVERKANDGFPKAPLAGVGVGIWLALVTMTTVGYGDKAPITPAGRLLTGVWMVLSMLTVSSLTAGIATALTLSQLDRAAIETAGELAGRPVATLEGTTAAALARRNDANIIAVDDLQEGIDRLVDERVDAVVYDRPVLQYHLRQNEDLGLALSAHEYDPQGYGFAFPLGSSLAHQVNVELLALEESGQLEAIKDEWL; translated from the coding sequence ATGCGAGCTGGACGAGTGCCGCTCGCGCTCGCCGTGCTCCTCTGCGCGTTGGCCTCGTCGCCCGCGCACGCCCAGGAGCCCGACGCGCCGAGTGAAGAGACCCAAGACACCGCGGCTCCCGATGGTGGCGCTGCGGACGCCGGGGCCCCCCAGCCCGCCGACACGCCGAGCGACCCCCTGGGTGAGCTGCCGGGGCGTCGACTGAACCTGGCCGTGCTCGGCAACCCGCCCTTCCACCTGAGCCGCGGCGGCGAGCCATCGGGCCTGAGCGTCGACGTGTGGCACGCGCTCGCGGCGCGGCTCGAGGTCGACTACGCGCTGACGGTCGTCCCCAACGCCGGCGTGGCCATCGACGGCGTGGCGGACGGCACGTACGACGGCGCGATCGGACCGATCAGCATCACCAGTGAGCGGGCCCAGCGCGTCGACTTCACCCAGCCCTATCACGACGCGACCCTGGCCATCCTCACCCTCCCCGGCAGCAGCGGGGCGTGGGAGCGGATCGAGCCGTTTCTCACCAAGGCCTTCTTCGGCGCGCTCGCGCTCCTCCTCCTGGTCTTGACCCTCGTGGGCGCGCTGATGTGGGTGGTCGAGCGCAAGGCGAACGACGGCTTCCCCAAGGCCCCGCTCGCGGGCGTCGGCGTCGGCATCTGGCTCGCGCTGGTGACGATGACCACCGTCGGCTACGGGGACAAGGCCCCGATCACCCCCGCCGGTCGCCTGCTGACGGGCGTGTGGATGGTGCTCTCGATGCTCACCGTCTCGTCACTGACGGCCGGCATCGCCACCGCGCTGACCCTGTCCCAGCTGGATCGCGCGGCGATCGAGACCGCGGGCGAGCTGGCCGGGCGCCCGGTGGCCACGCTCGAGGGCACCACGGCCGCGGCGCTCGCGCGCCGGAACGACGCGAACATCATCGCGGTGGACGACCTCCAGGAGGGCATCGACCGCCTGGTCGACGAGCGCGTCGACGCCGTCGTGTACGACCGCCCGGTGCTGCAGTACCATTTGCGCCAGAACGAGGACCTCGGCCTGGCCCTGTCGGCTCACGAGTACGATCCTCAGGGCTACGGCTTCGCCTTCCCGCTGGGGAGCTCCCTGGCCCATCAGGTCAACGTCGAGCTCCTCGCGCTCGAGGAGAGCGGACAGCTCGAGGCGATCAAGGACGAGTGGCTGTAA
- a CDS encoding HupE/UreJ family protein, with protein MRHALPVMVVLLSLAPLAHAHRGSAKLVTVERTSDGAVVDVELESVDVAVSLGMDEDAPPEEVLARDAAIRAWLERGFSVRGAGGACSLHAEAPEGIEVDGQPRVRVRLVAECPSEASGLVLEDGTIFGDDAQHEAFVRVRWAEQSDAHVLRAGRQSLRLSEPPAVSSLLARFLWEGVRHLATGYDHVLFLLSLILTAGGMARREGLRAAAKDVAWIVTAFTLGHSVTLIAAALGWVVLPSRLVESVIAGSIVVVALLNLARPEKRASMPWLAFAFGLVHGFGFSGVLAELGLPAQARVLSLVAFNVGIELAQLAFVAALLVPLERAARWTGYERWIVQGGSGVIATLAGFWLLERSLF; from the coding sequence ATGCGACACGCGCTCCCCGTGATGGTGGTCCTGCTCTCGCTGGCCCCGCTCGCCCACGCGCACCGAGGCAGCGCCAAGCTGGTGACCGTCGAGCGGACGAGCGACGGAGCCGTGGTGGACGTCGAGCTGGAGTCGGTCGACGTCGCCGTGTCCCTCGGGATGGATGAGGACGCGCCACCCGAGGAGGTGCTCGCCCGCGACGCCGCGATCCGCGCCTGGCTCGAGCGTGGCTTCTCGGTGCGAGGGGCGGGCGGCGCCTGTTCGCTCCACGCCGAGGCGCCCGAAGGAATCGAGGTCGACGGACAGCCGCGGGTGCGCGTCCGCCTGGTGGCGGAGTGTCCGAGCGAGGCGAGCGGGCTCGTGCTCGAAGACGGCACGATCTTCGGGGACGACGCCCAGCACGAGGCCTTCGTTCGGGTGCGCTGGGCCGAGCAGAGCGACGCTCACGTGCTGCGCGCGGGGCGGCAGTCGCTGCGGCTCTCGGAGCCGCCGGCCGTCTCGTCCTTGCTCGCGCGCTTCCTCTGGGAGGGCGTGCGGCACCTCGCGACGGGCTACGACCACGTGCTTTTCCTGCTCTCGCTCATCCTCACCGCGGGCGGCATGGCGCGGCGCGAGGGGCTGCGCGCGGCGGCCAAGGACGTCGCGTGGATCGTCACCGCGTTCACCCTGGGTCACAGCGTCACCCTGATCGCGGCCGCGCTCGGCTGGGTCGTGCTCCCCTCGCGCCTGGTGGAGAGCGTGATCGCGGGCTCGATCGTGGTCGTCGCGTTGCTCAACCTCGCCCGCCCCGAGAAGCGCGCCTCCATGCCCTGGCTCGCCTTCGCGTTCGGCCTCGTGCACGGCTTCGGCTTCAGCGGCGTGCTCGCCGAGCTCGGGCTCCCGGCGCAGGCCCGGGTGCTGAGCCTGGTCGCGTTCAACGTCGGCATCGAGCTCGCGCAGCTCGCCTTCGTCGCCGCGCTCCTCGTGCCCCTCGAGCGCGCCGCGCGGTGGACCGGCTACGAGCGCTGGATCGTCCAAGGAGGATCCGGCGTGATCGCGACCCTCGCCGGCTTCTGGCTGTTGGAGCGCTCGCTGTTCTGA
- the purF gene encoding amidophosphoribosyltransferase — translation MDLFDDHFHDECGVFGIFGAEEASNLTYLGLHSLQHRGQESAGIVSTDGERLYAHKALGLVQDGFGHDVLEKLPGPNAIGHVRYSTAGGGGLKNAQPIAVDYAHGTLAVAHNGNLTNFQAVRERLEDEGSIFQTTSDTELLVHLIARSRKATTAERVVDALEQVEGAYSIVFMTQGELIAVRDPYGFRPLCIGMLNDAQVIASEPVAFHLIGAEYLRDVKPGEMIVIDSSGLRTSMPFAEKPTKMCIFEYVYFARPDSELNGVSVYDARKRMGRILARDQPADADLVIPVPDSGVASAMGFANELGLPFELGLIRSHYVGRTFIEPAQSIRHFGVRLKLSPVSHLLAGKRVAVVDDSIVRGTTSRKIVKMLRDAGAREVHLRISSPPTRWPCFYGIDTPSRGELIASSHTPEEISRYITADSLGYLSIEGLREAVSGEGFCDACFSGDYPVPVHARDERSKKQLPLVGV, via the coding sequence GTGGATCTTTTCGACGACCACTTCCATGACGAGTGCGGCGTCTTCGGCATCTTCGGAGCGGAAGAGGCGTCGAACCTGACCTATCTGGGTCTGCACTCGCTGCAGCACCGGGGCCAGGAGAGCGCGGGCATCGTGTCCACGGACGGCGAGCGCCTCTACGCCCACAAAGCGCTGGGTCTCGTGCAGGACGGCTTCGGTCACGACGTCCTGGAGAAGCTCCCCGGGCCCAACGCCATCGGCCACGTGCGCTACTCCACCGCCGGCGGCGGCGGCCTCAAGAACGCGCAGCCCATCGCCGTCGACTACGCGCACGGCACGCTCGCCGTGGCTCACAACGGCAACCTCACCAACTTCCAGGCCGTCCGGGAGCGCCTCGAGGACGAGGGCTCCATCTTCCAGACGACCAGCGACACGGAGCTGCTCGTTCACCTGATCGCGCGCTCGCGAAAAGCGACGACCGCGGAGCGCGTGGTCGACGCGCTCGAGCAGGTCGAGGGCGCCTACTCGATCGTCTTCATGACGCAGGGGGAGCTGATCGCGGTGCGGGACCCGTATGGCTTCCGGCCGCTCTGCATCGGCATGCTCAACGACGCGCAGGTGATCGCGAGCGAGCCGGTCGCCTTCCACCTCATCGGCGCCGAGTACCTCCGGGACGTCAAGCCCGGCGAGATGATCGTCATCGACTCTTCCGGACTGCGGACGTCGATGCCGTTCGCCGAGAAGCCGACGAAGATGTGCATCTTCGAGTACGTCTACTTCGCCCGGCCCGACTCGGAGCTGAACGGCGTGAGCGTCTACGACGCGCGCAAGCGAATGGGCCGCATCCTCGCGCGCGATCAGCCCGCCGACGCCGACCTCGTGATCCCCGTGCCGGACAGCGGCGTCGCCTCGGCGATGGGCTTCGCGAACGAGCTCGGCCTGCCCTTCGAGCTCGGTCTCATCCGCAGCCACTACGTGGGCCGGACCTTCATCGAGCCCGCGCAGTCGATCCGTCACTTCGGCGTGAGGCTGAAGCTGTCTCCCGTCTCTCATCTGCTGGCGGGCAAGCGGGTCGCCGTCGTCGACGACTCGATCGTGCGGGGCACGACCAGCCGGAAGATCGTCAAGATGCTTCGCGACGCCGGAGCGCGCGAGGTGCACCTTCGCATCAGCTCGCCCCCCACTCGCTGGCCCTGCTTCTACGGCATCGACACGCCCTCACGCGGGGAGCTGATCGCCTCCAGCCACACGCCGGAGGAGATCAGCCGCTACATCACGGCGGACTCGCTCGGCTACCTGAGCATCGAGGGTCTCCGTGAGGCCGTGAGCGGCGAGGGCTTCTGTGACGCCTGCTTCAGCGGTGACTACCCGGTCCCGGTGCACGCGCGCGACGAGCGCAGCAAGAAGCAGCTCCCGCTCGTCGGCGTCTGA